A part of Salmo trutta chromosome 15, fSalTru1.1, whole genome shotgun sequence genomic DNA contains:
- the LOC115148344 gene encoding proline-rich protein 9-like produces MPWLASMPIFPPPCLPELTSRLAPLRMHGRLGASTIPPIYRTPPLSSHASESECQSVCQSECQSDCQSECQSVCQSECQPVCQSECQSECQSVCQLVCLLACLLECQLVQGGAGMQ; encoded by the exons ATGCCGTGGCTGGCCTCCATGCCGATCTTCCCACCGCCCTGCCTGCCTGAGCTCACCAGCCGTCTCGCCCCTCTCCGCATGCATGGACGGCTCGGGGCCTCCACCATCCCGCCAATCTACAgaacccctcccctctcctctcatgccTCTGAG TCGGAGTGTCAGTCGGTGTGTCAGTCGGAGTGTCAGTCGGACTGTCAGTCGGAGTGTCAGTCGGTGTGTCAGTCGGAGTGTCAGCCAGTGTGTCAGTCGGAGTGTCAGTCGGAGTGTCAGTCGGTGTGTCAGTTGGTGTGTCTGTTGGCGTGTCTGTTGGAGTGTCAGTTGGTGCAGGGGGGCGCTGGGATGCAGTGA